CACAAACTGACGAACAAGCTTTGACACAACTTGTCGGAGTTCTTGCTCATTCAACCTACAAGTTGCCTGGATCGGAAAAATACGATGACACCACCTGCAACGAAATTCAGTCCAAATTTAAAGTAACATCATGAGAGGAAGCAGACATTAGTGATATTAACGATATCGACACAAAATGACTCACTCTGGTGATTTTAGACTCCCAGATTCCAGAGATTTAAAAATATCACACACAATATCAGCAGCCTCGACTGTATTTTCTTTTGCGAAAGTAAGCAGAAGTAAACCACTCCTTGTAAGCTTAACAAGAGAAAGAACATAGTTTTTCTCGCTCAGTTCAGAGGATGAGCCATCATCTTTTCTATTTCCATCTAGCAGTAAGAAATACCACATATCTGTTTAGCATGCCAACATATAGAATCAATATTTCCTTGAATTTTACTCAATTTTGTCAAAGAAAAAATTTATTACCATCATCTTCACTCGTTATTAACTTTTCTGAAGCATTAGCAGAGTTGTCATCTGTATCATCACCGCATATCTTCCTTTTCTTAGTGCCTGGATCCGGATTGGATATTCCACTCTTGAAGGCATCAGCATACTAGAAGAAACCAAATACTCTCAATCATAAGTGTTTGGAATAAATCCCACATAGCACAAATAACTCACAAACAGGAACCTTATGTGAAAACATTAGCAGCAAAACACATTTTCAATTTGCCTCATTTTTTTTTCCTTCAAAATCAAACTTTGAGGCACTTTAAGCTTATTAGAAACATTATTACACACTCAGATCAAATTAATAAGTAATGTAAAGAAGAATACCTTGTCAAGTATAGCCATAGCTTCTTTCGTTGCACTCTTTTCGCGCTCTGATGATGATCAATGAAATCATGAATACTAATCAGCAAAATTGATTTACACAATTCAAATTAAACCGTGTATAATAGAGATTGACTGACTGATAGTACAAGTGATGAGGAATCCAGAGTGTGAGCGTTGAAGAAGATTTTGAGGAGCATTGTAATCATAGCGAGGCATTAGTATTACACTCGAGTGTTGCTCCCATGGCTtcatttcatcattatcattcgcTTCCACTTTCTCTTCATTTTCTCCCATTGAATTAAATTTCCAGGAAAAACCTTTGTTGTATCAAAACCCTATACAATACACACTCGAtctctgttttcttttcttttttcccaGGCGGAAGAGAAACAAACACAAAGAGACTGTAGCTTTAATGGGCTTGGGCTTGACTTCACAATGATTCCATCTGATCATTAAAATGTAGCTAGAATGGGCTTTGACATTAAACTATGGGCTTTGACTCGGCCCAGGGT
The nucleotide sequence above comes from Rutidosis leptorrhynchoides isolate AG116_Rl617_1_P2 unplaced genomic scaffold, CSIRO_AGI_Rlap_v1 contig505, whole genome shotgun sequence. Encoded proteins:
- the LOC139884125 gene encoding uncharacterized protein produces the protein MGENEEKVEANDNDEMKPWEQHSSVILMPRYDYNAPQNLLQRSHSGFLITCTIKREKSATKEAMAILDKYADAFKSGISNPDPGTKKRKICGDDTDDNSANASEKLITSEDDDGNRKDDGSSSELSEKNYVLSLVKLTRSGLLLLTFAKENTVEAADIVCDIFKSLESGSLKSPEWCHRIFPIQATCRLNEQELRQVVSKLVRQFVNAPQDKLSQPITFAVGYNRRGIESTEMKNPKDGDQFPLLDRDKCFGVVAIAVKDIVTNAVVDLKSPQMSVLVELLPLSGVPKGSLVVAVSVLPFNLVSTKPRLCIKPLVRLVSGSNGQTARFCSFNEISFINESSGAMLQALSV